A part of Synechococcus sp. UW179A genomic DNA contains:
- a CDS encoding radical SAM protein, whose amino-acid sequence MAFPSTYTVGITSLGYQIVWATLAMRSDLDVRRLFTDQCDPPHRHCDLFGLSLSWELDGPVLLDLLEQQRIPIWSEQRTDQDPIVFGGGPVLTANPEPLAPFFDVILLGDGEELLPSFIDALQEVRSEARSVRLRRLAQVPGIYVPSLYAPRYSNDGSLQSIDPIEADLPATITKQTWRGNSLSHSTVITPESAWPDIHMVEVVRSCPELCRFCLASYLTLPFRTPSLDDGLIPAVEKGLVATRRLGLLGASVTQHPQFADLLRWLGHDRFDDVRVSVSSVRAATVTTELASGLARRGSKSLTIAIESGSERMRQVVNKKLSNEEISAAARHAKDGGLRSLKLYGMVGLPSEQEEDVESTADLLLQLKKSTPGLRFTLGVSTFVPKAQTPFQWQGVRPEADKRLKRLAKRLKPKGIDLRPESYGWSVIQALLSRSDRRLAPVIAAVRGSQESLGGWKKAYRAALAGDLPKAQSGGVTLPLPASWEHVVHDVWDTESELPWGHLNGPLSKERLIKDREKSIS is encoded by the coding sequence ATGGCCTTTCCCAGCACATACACGGTGGGGATCACCAGCCTCGGCTATCAAATCGTTTGGGCGACTCTGGCCATGCGGTCCGATCTGGATGTGCGTCGCCTGTTCACCGATCAGTGCGATCCACCGCATCGACACTGCGATCTGTTCGGACTCTCCCTCAGCTGGGAACTGGATGGTCCGGTGCTGCTGGATCTGCTGGAGCAGCAACGGATTCCCATCTGGAGCGAACAACGCACCGATCAGGATCCAATCGTGTTCGGTGGCGGTCCTGTGCTCACAGCAAACCCTGAGCCGCTGGCTCCCTTTTTCGATGTGATCCTGCTGGGCGACGGCGAAGAACTGCTGCCCAGCTTCATCGACGCGCTTCAAGAGGTGCGTTCTGAAGCACGATCCGTGCGCCTGCGGCGGTTGGCTCAGGTGCCTGGGATTTATGTGCCATCGCTTTACGCCCCCCGCTACAGCAATGACGGCAGTCTGCAAAGCATCGACCCGATCGAAGCAGATCTGCCAGCAACGATCACCAAGCAGACCTGGCGCGGTAACAGCCTCAGCCATTCAACGGTGATCACCCCCGAATCCGCCTGGCCCGATATCCACATGGTGGAGGTGGTCCGCAGCTGCCCGGAACTGTGCCGCTTCTGCCTGGCCAGTTATCTCACGCTTCCCTTCCGCACACCGTCTCTAGACGATGGCCTGATCCCGGCGGTTGAAAAAGGTCTGGTGGCAACGCGCAGGCTGGGACTGCTAGGTGCATCCGTGACTCAGCATCCACAGTTCGCAGACCTGCTCCGCTGGCTGGGCCATGACCGTTTTGATGATGTGCGGGTGAGTGTGAGTTCAGTGCGCGCAGCCACCGTGACCACGGAGCTTGCCAGCGGACTGGCCCGGCGCGGCAGCAAATCACTCACAATCGCCATCGAAAGCGGCAGCGAACGCATGCGCCAGGTGGTGAACAAAAAACTCAGCAACGAGGAGATCAGCGCCGCTGCGCGCCATGCCAAAGACGGGGGTCTCCGCTCCCTCAAGCTCTACGGGATGGTGGGGCTGCCCAGTGAACAGGAGGAGGATGTGGAATCAACCGCGGATCTGTTGCTTCAGCTCAAGAAGAGCACCCCTGGCTTGCGTTTCACCCTGGGCGTCAGCACTTTCGTCCCTAAGGCTCAAACCCCGTTCCAATGGCAGGGCGTGAGACCGGAAGCCGACAAACGCCTCAAACGACTGGCCAAACGCCTGAAGCCAAAGGGGATTGATCTGCGGCCCGAGAGTTACGGCTGGAGTGTGATCCAGGCTTTGCTCTCCCGCAGTGACCGCCGCCTGGCACCAGTCATCGCCGCAGTCCGAGGATCACAGGAAAGCCTCGGGGGTTGGAAGAAGGCCTACAGAGCGGCGCTAGCAGGCGATCTTCCAAAAGCCCAGAGCGGGGGCGTCACTCTGCCTTTACCCGCAAGCTGGGAACATGTCGTGCACGACGTTTGGGATACCGAATCAGAGCTACCTTGGGGGCACCTCAACGGTCCTTTAAGCAAGGAGCGGCTGATTAAAGATCGAGAGAAGTCGATCAGTTAA
- the purU gene encoding formyltetrahydrofolate deformylase, protein MSSASVILQLICPDRPALVSELAGWVAANGGNIRHADHHTDSGAGLFLSRIEWDLEGFGLPRQAIAPAVESLAQRLGGEAQLHFSDEHPRVAILVSKQSHCLLDLLWRARSGELPMQVPIVIANHPDLEGSCKEFGVPFVHVPVTRETKAEAEHTILELLIEHRVELAVLAKYMQVLSGSFLEQFPNVINIHHSFLPAFKGAQPYHRAWERGVKLIGATSHYVTEELDDGPIIEQTIAHVSHRDEVQDLIRKGRDTERLALARALRLHLCRQVMVYRGRTAVFA, encoded by the coding sequence TTGTCCTCCGCTTCGGTCATCCTTCAGCTGATCTGTCCCGACCGTCCTGCACTCGTGAGTGAACTCGCCGGCTGGGTGGCTGCGAACGGGGGCAACATCCGCCATGCCGATCACCACACCGATTCTGGTGCCGGCCTGTTTCTCAGCAGGATTGAGTGGGATCTGGAGGGCTTCGGTCTACCGCGCCAGGCGATTGCACCAGCAGTGGAGTCACTGGCGCAACGGCTCGGGGGCGAGGCTCAGCTGCACTTCTCTGATGAACATCCCCGTGTGGCGATTCTGGTGAGCAAGCAAAGTCACTGCCTGCTTGATCTGCTCTGGCGGGCTCGCAGTGGAGAACTGCCCATGCAGGTTCCCATCGTGATTGCCAATCACCCTGATCTGGAGGGCAGCTGCAAAGAGTTCGGAGTCCCGTTTGTGCATGTGCCCGTGACTCGCGAGACCAAGGCTGAAGCTGAGCACACCATCCTTGAGCTGCTGATCGAACATCGGGTGGAGCTGGCGGTGCTGGCCAAATACATGCAGGTGCTCAGCGGTAGCTTTCTCGAGCAATTTCCCAATGTGATCAATATCCACCACTCATTTCTGCCCGCCTTCAAGGGTGCACAGCCCTATCACCGTGCCTGGGAACGGGGCGTGAAACTGATCGGTGCAACGTCCCATTACGTGACCGAGGAACTCGATGACGGCCCGATCATTGAGCAGACCATCGCCCATGTGAGCCATCGCGATGAGGTGCAGGATCTGATCCGCAAGGGTCGTGACACCGAGCGACTCGCTTTGGCCAGGGCTCTGCGCCTTCACCTCTGCCGTCAGGTGATGGTCTATCGCGGTCGTACTGCAGTGTTCGCGTGA
- a CDS encoding O-antigen ligase, with translation MVWLDQGRPSLASARGWRCFQLGLFLLPSSALLGSLLLFPALLFGCFGRDRPFWRDPWNAPLLLAAGLMVLGCFGAYDKGLAWVGLANWLPFFWGFWGFQPYLMNPESRRRSALWLVAGSVPVVVTGLGQLWWGWQGPWQLLGGLIVWFMAAGGRPEGRLSGLFDYANIASAWLALVWPLTLAALVQQGLNRWRRVVVVVLAVLVVVALVLTESRNGWGSLVLVVPLVLGPPSWPWLIPLLALALLPVLLSVLPGVPLMFQDPARTLVPESLWARLNDSQYGGERVLASTRISQWNVAVQLIAERPWLGWGAAAFSVIYPLRTGQWHGHAHNLPLELAISHGLPVAVLLVGFVLALLVVSLRRGLSGLFDRAWWTALFVLMVLHATDLPFFDSRLNIAGWILLAGLRSSFSEPVNSKQ, from the coding sequence ATGGTCTGGCTGGACCAGGGCCGACCGTCCCTGGCGTCTGCGCGTGGTTGGCGCTGTTTTCAGCTCGGTCTGTTTCTGCTGCCTTCGTCAGCTCTGCTGGGAAGTCTGTTGCTCTTTCCAGCGCTGTTGTTCGGCTGTTTTGGGCGTGATCGGCCCTTCTGGCGTGACCCCTGGAATGCTCCGCTGCTGCTGGCTGCAGGCCTGATGGTGCTTGGTTGCTTTGGGGCCTATGACAAGGGACTCGCCTGGGTGGGGCTGGCCAACTGGCTTCCATTTTTCTGGGGTTTCTGGGGATTTCAGCCCTATTTGATGAACCCTGAGTCCCGGCGCCGCTCAGCCCTCTGGTTGGTGGCCGGCAGTGTGCCTGTGGTGGTAACCGGTCTTGGTCAGCTGTGGTGGGGATGGCAGGGACCCTGGCAGTTGCTGGGTGGATTGATTGTGTGGTTCATGGCTGCAGGGGGTCGTCCTGAGGGGCGCCTTTCCGGTCTGTTTGATTACGCCAACATCGCTTCTGCCTGGTTGGCCCTGGTCTGGCCACTGACCCTGGCCGCCCTCGTGCAGCAGGGGTTGAACCGCTGGCGCCGTGTCGTGGTGGTGGTCCTGGCCGTGTTGGTGGTGGTTGCGTTGGTGCTCACGGAATCCCGCAATGGCTGGGGTTCATTGGTGTTGGTGGTGCCTCTTGTGCTGGGTCCACCCAGCTGGCCCTGGTTGATTCCTCTGCTGGCACTGGCACTTCTGCCTGTGCTGCTGTCCGTGCTTCCAGGGGTGCCGCTGATGTTTCAGGATCCCGCTCGGACTCTGGTGCCTGAAAGTCTCTGGGCGCGTCTCAATGACAGTCAGTACGGGGGGGAAAGGGTCCTGGCGTCCACGCGCATCAGTCAATGGAACGTTGCTGTGCAATTGATTGCTGAACGGCCTTGGCTGGGCTGGGGAGCGGCGGCGTTCTCTGTGATCTATCCCCTGCGCACCGGTCAGTGGCATGGCCATGCTCACAACCTGCCGCTGGAGCTGGCCATCAGCCATGGTCTGCCGGTGGCAGTGCTGCTGGTGGGTTTTGTCTTAGCCCTGTTGGTGGTCAGCCTGCGACGAGGACTCTCTGGCCTGTTCGACCGTGCCTGGTGGACGGCGCTGTTCGTGCTGATGGTTCTCCACGCCACAGATCTGCCCTTTTTTGACAGTCGGTTGAATATTGCCGGCTGGATTTTGTTGGCTGGGTTGCGTAGCAGCTTTAGTGAGCCGGTTAATTCAAAACAATGA
- the dnaK gene encoding molecular chaperone DnaK produces the protein MGKVVGIDLGTTNSCVSVMEGGKPTVIANAEGFRTTPSVVAYTKNQDQLVGQIAKRQAVMNPDNTFYSVKRFIGRRVDEVNEESKEVSYSVEKAGSNVKVKCPVLEKQFAPEEVSAQVLRKLAEDAGKYLGESVTQAVITVPAYFNDSQRQATKDAGKIAGLEVLRIINEPTAAALAYGLDKKSNERILVFDLGGGTFDVSVLEVGDGVFEVLSTSGDTHLGGDDFDKVIVDHLADTFKSNEGIDLRQDKQALQRLTEAAEKAKIELSSATQSEINLPFITATPEGPKHLDLTLTRGKFEELASKLIDRCRVPVEQSLKDAKLSSGELDEIVMVGGSTRIPAVLELVKRVTGKDPNQTVNPDEVVAVGAAIQGGVLAGEVKDILLLDVTPLSLGVETLGGVMTKMITRNTTVPTKKSETYSTAVDGQTNVEIHVLQGEREMASDNKSLGTFRLDGIPAAPRGVPQIEVTFDIDANGILSVTAKDKGSGKEQSISITGASTLSDSEVETMVKDAEANASADKEKRERIDLKNQAETLVYQAEKQMEELGDKVDADAKTKVEEKRTKLKEATEKEDYDAMKPLLEELQQELYTVGASVYQQAGAEAGAAPGGDSGATPGGGSGSGESGDDVIDAEFTESK, from the coding sequence ATGGGCAAGGTTGTCGGCATCGATCTCGGAACCACCAACAGTTGTGTGTCGGTGATGGAGGGAGGCAAGCCCACCGTGATCGCCAATGCCGAGGGCTTCCGCACCACGCCATCGGTGGTGGCCTATACCAAGAACCAGGATCAATTGGTGGGTCAGATCGCCAAGCGTCAGGCGGTCATGAATCCCGATAACACCTTCTATTCCGTGAAGCGTTTCATCGGCCGTCGGGTTGATGAGGTGAATGAGGAGTCGAAGGAAGTGAGTTATTCGGTTGAGAAGGCTGGATCCAATGTGAAGGTGAAGTGTCCGGTTCTCGAGAAGCAGTTTGCCCCTGAGGAGGTGTCCGCCCAGGTGCTGCGCAAGCTGGCAGAAGATGCCGGCAAGTACCTCGGAGAGTCAGTGACTCAGGCAGTGATCACCGTTCCCGCCTATTTCAATGATTCCCAGCGTCAGGCCACCAAGGATGCGGGCAAGATTGCCGGTCTTGAGGTGCTGCGCATCATCAACGAGCCCACCGCAGCGGCTTTGGCTTACGGGCTCGACAAAAAGAGCAATGAGCGGATCCTGGTCTTCGACCTCGGTGGTGGAACCTTCGACGTGTCGGTTCTCGAGGTTGGCGACGGCGTTTTTGAGGTTCTGTCCACCTCGGGTGACACCCACCTCGGCGGTGATGACTTTGACAAGGTGATCGTCGATCACCTGGCCGACACCTTCAAGTCGAATGAAGGCATCGATCTGCGTCAGGACAAGCAGGCTCTCCAGCGCCTCACCGAAGCTGCTGAAAAAGCCAAGATTGAACTTTCCAGCGCCACCCAGAGTGAGATCAATCTGCCGTTCATCACGGCCACCCCAGAAGGGCCCAAGCATCTCGACCTCACCCTGACCCGTGGCAAGTTCGAGGAGTTGGCCTCCAAGTTGATTGACCGCTGCCGTGTGCCTGTTGAGCAGTCGCTCAAGGACGCCAAGCTGTCGTCCGGTGAGCTGGACGAGATTGTGATGGTTGGTGGTTCCACCCGGATTCCGGCGGTGCTCGAGCTGGTCAAGCGAGTCACCGGTAAGGATCCCAATCAAACTGTGAACCCTGATGAGGTGGTGGCCGTGGGTGCTGCCATCCAGGGCGGCGTGCTCGCCGGTGAGGTGAAGGACATCCTGTTGCTGGACGTCACCCCTCTTTCTCTGGGTGTGGAGACCCTCGGCGGTGTGATGACCAAGATGATCACCCGCAACACCACGGTGCCCACCAAGAAGTCTGAGACCTACTCCACTGCTGTGGATGGTCAGACCAACGTGGAGATTCACGTGCTCCAGGGTGAGCGCGAGATGGCGTCCGACAACAAGAGCCTTGGAACCTTCCGTCTTGATGGCATTCCCGCTGCTCCCCGCGGTGTGCCTCAGATTGAAGTGACCTTCGACATTGATGCCAACGGCATTCTCAGCGTCACCGCCAAGGACAAGGGCAGCGGCAAGGAGCAATCCATCTCCATCACCGGAGCCTCCACCCTCAGCGACTCCGAGGTGGAAACCATGGTCAAGGATGCTGAAGCCAACGCCAGCGCTGACAAGGAGAAGCGCGAGCGCATCGATCTCAAGAACCAGGCTGAAACCCTCGTTTATCAAGCTGAAAAGCAAATGGAGGAGCTGGGCGACAAGGTCGATGCAGATGCCAAGACCAAGGTGGAGGAGAAGCGCACCAAGCTCAAGGAAGCCACTGAGAAGGAGGATTACGACGCGATGAAGCCCCTGCTTGAGGAACTGCAGCAGGAGCTTTACACCGTGGGAGCCTCTGTGTATCAGCAGGCTGGTGCTGAAGCCGGTGCTGCTCCCGGTGGCGACTCAGGCGCAACTCCGGGAGGGGGTTCTGGATCTGGTGAGTCCGGCGATGATGTGATCGACGCTGAATTCACGGAATCCAAGTGA
- the psbQ gene encoding photosystem II protein PsbQ — translation MLSALRRLAAFCLCLALCFGLAACDGSANANPATISPEDMAVIRRQVEGFTAARDRLPELAKLVDERDWTFTRNLIHGPMQEVGREMLYINQRLLPQDRAEANKLATSLKDAMADLDEAARLQDDGKLQKSFDELESGFTNYAAVIPEQALS, via the coding sequence ATGCTGAGTGCCCTGCGCCGCCTGGCCGCCTTCTGCCTCTGCCTCGCCCTCTGTTTCGGCCTCGCAGCTTGTGATGGCAGCGCCAATGCCAATCCAGCAACCATCAGCCCTGAAGATATGGCTGTGATCCGCCGGCAGGTGGAAGGCTTCACGGCTGCCAGGGACCGACTGCCTGAACTGGCCAAGCTTGTTGACGAACGTGACTGGACCTTCACACGCAACCTGATCCATGGCCCCATGCAGGAAGTGGGTCGCGAAATGCTGTACATCAATCAACGGCTGCTTCCCCAGGACAGAGCAGAAGCCAACAAATTGGCGACGTCCCTGAAGGACGCCATGGCTGATCTCGATGAAGCCGCTCGTCTCCAGGACGACGGCAAACTTCAGAAGTCATTCGACGAGCTGGAATCAGGCTTCACCAATTACGCAGCAGTCATCCCCGAGCAGGCTTTGAGCTGA
- a CDS encoding NAD(P)/FAD-dependent oxidoreductase produces the protein MRLHQLRSSHPRAGFELIASIAVIGAGVTGTGTAWHLAGQGHSVLLADPLLARPIPSKPADRDLNGSTASLGVLMGHAFRRSSGRAWRLRQRSMMLWPSWVEQLNHPESPLQLETPLIQLAGSADEAQRMQQLADARPDSGLQFITNEKLEQADPPWPQAGHGAMLSKRDGRIDPLQLLRALRRSLVEHNIELQATEVVELLRQSSSDRSQWRLLTADGGIDDFDGVVICSALGSTKLLQSLGHQRPMNAVLGQVLELQLNKPAKPWSGWPAVLTCGGINLIPHGQDRLWIGATLEPGVNADRAAIETMKRLNDLAPAWLEDSQLLGQWHGLRARPRERPAPLLEELEPGLLLASGHYRNGVLLTPATAEWVGQHVNKQSITNP, from the coding sequence ATCAGGCTTCACCAATTACGCAGCAGTCATCCCCGAGCAGGCTTTGAGCTGATCGCCTCCATCGCCGTCATCGGTGCTGGAGTCACCGGCACCGGCACCGCTTGGCATCTTGCTGGGCAAGGGCACAGCGTTTTGCTCGCGGACCCATTGCTGGCCAGGCCGATCCCATCCAAGCCAGCTGATCGTGATCTGAATGGCAGCACCGCATCTCTGGGCGTGCTGATGGGCCATGCCTTCCGCCGTTCAAGCGGCCGGGCCTGGAGGCTGCGTCAACGCAGCATGATGCTTTGGCCGTCGTGGGTTGAGCAACTGAATCATCCGGAGTCGCCGCTGCAGCTGGAGACTCCGTTGATCCAACTCGCAGGCAGTGCCGACGAGGCACAGCGGATGCAACAGCTTGCGGATGCAAGACCCGATTCAGGACTGCAGTTCATCACCAACGAGAAGCTGGAGCAGGCTGATCCGCCATGGCCACAGGCTGGTCATGGGGCGATGCTGTCGAAACGTGATGGACGGATCGATCCGCTGCAGCTGCTTCGGGCCCTGAGACGAAGCCTTGTTGAGCACAACATCGAACTTCAAGCGACAGAAGTTGTGGAACTGCTGCGGCAAAGCAGCTCAGATCGGAGCCAGTGGCGCCTCCTCACTGCAGATGGAGGGATCGACGACTTCGATGGGGTGGTGATCTGTTCTGCTTTGGGCAGCACCAAACTGCTGCAGAGCCTTGGGCATCAACGTCCCATGAATGCCGTGCTCGGACAGGTGCTTGAACTTCAGCTCAACAAGCCAGCCAAGCCATGGTCAGGATGGCCAGCAGTGCTCACCTGCGGCGGCATCAATCTGATTCCGCACGGACAGGATCGCCTGTGGATCGGAGCCACGCTGGAGCCTGGCGTGAACGCGGATCGCGCAGCCATCGAGACCATGAAACGGTTAAACGACCTAGCCCCGGCATGGCTGGAAGACTCCCAGCTGCTCGGCCAATGGCATGGCTTGCGTGCACGACCACGAGAACGACCTGCTCCACTGTTGGAAGAGCTCGAACCTGGGCTGCTGCTGGCATCAGGGCACTACCGCAACGGCGTGTTGCTGACACCCGCAACCGCTGAATGGGTTGGCCAACACGTTAATAAACAATCGATAACCAACCCTTAA
- a CDS encoding C2 family cysteine protease: MEDLNTLQLSSTSGKVDDIISASSSAAIHSNVGYGFEQDINNYSENNAALPLISSDTEINLDGALNEQNLIEEKEYSGGVASTITDSITTPEDGFETSKTHQFDGGNIEQSGNAQNQFNSSYGWIEEQGNASLYNYWDNYYVYDEDGYNFIDYTDSNGWSIIGAEKVNEVNQLAFGNSLYESFYRYNMDSNWDPVDGDWLTGESLYQAESDFGQDFNADGITGSPTIDLETVGSIHLVKDSSGNLFAKDSSSQSLSSITVNNNQITTDSWNDHSLAAAETINGINEVINQGQNGDLYRWQLNSNWNLTGDSFITYNSAEYHQAESDFGQDFNADGQIGITNKISGITNSSIINNINISLTDDLFTHQELKSLLVDVSSGGVTATELSDLQTIETNLSGYLSATDASYQSYIFDAVVNGNSANQWWTGGESSRISLGNLYEGSTEAHLNSLVDKWYGGLDRPTNFVQGDSAASASAMTFDYDEMVGDLFVDGVNFDDVRQGQAGTCYVLAAACSYADSDSSIITEMFKDNGDGTYGVRFYDNSLSEIWVTVDSYVPSTNGYSTALAGNASWGLTGEKWVALLEKGYAQANETGAFARGSNSSKNSYAAVEGGWMDALTHLSGNTTTTVSLNYTGTGGSGTGLNGWTNAWGSQTSWNAFETQAISAINGGKALWLGSFGNTWGSNGRRNFVAGHAFAITAYNASTGLFTIVNPWGSSSGSSNHTFTASWSELATYGLDPIVSWA, from the coding sequence ATGGAAGACCTCAATACACTTCAATTATCTTCGACCTCCGGAAAAGTAGACGATATTATTAGCGCTTCGTCTTCTGCAGCTATTCATTCGAATGTGGGATATGGGTTTGAACAGGATATCAACAATTACTCAGAGAACAATGCAGCACTGCCCCTGATTAGCAGCGATACTGAAATCAATCTAGACGGGGCTCTAAATGAGCAAAACTTGATTGAAGAGAAAGAATATAGTGGAGGAGTTGCTTCAACTATTACCGACTCCATAACAACACCTGAGGACGGATTTGAGACAAGCAAAACTCATCAATTTGATGGCGGCAACATAGAGCAGAGCGGTAATGCACAAAATCAATTCAACAGTTCTTACGGATGGATTGAAGAACAGGGTAACGCCAGCCTCTACAACTACTGGGACAATTATTATGTCTACGACGAAGATGGGTACAACTTCATTGACTACACCGACTCCAACGGCTGGAGCATCATTGGCGCAGAAAAAGTTAACGAAGTCAATCAACTGGCCTTCGGAAACTCTTTATATGAATCATTTTATAGATACAACATGGATAGCAATTGGGATCCCGTTGATGGAGATTGGCTAACGGGAGAATCTCTTTATCAAGCTGAATCTGACTTTGGGCAAGATTTCAATGCTGATGGCATAACCGGATCACCCACCATTGACCTTGAAACAGTTGGGTCCATCCACCTCGTCAAAGACTCTTCTGGAAATCTCTTTGCCAAAGACTCTTCCTCTCAATCGCTATCCAGCATCACTGTCAACAACAATCAAATCACCACTGACTCCTGGAACGATCACTCCCTTGCTGCTGCTGAAACCATCAACGGCATCAATGAAGTCATCAACCAGGGACAAAACGGTGACCTCTACAGGTGGCAGCTCAATTCAAACTGGAATCTCACAGGTGATTCTTTCATCACCTACAACTCAGCTGAATACCACCAAGCTGAATCTGACTTTGGGCAAGATTTCAATGCTGATGGTCAGATTGGAATTACAAACAAAATCAGCGGCATCACAAACAGCTCAATCATAAACAACATCAACATCTCTTTAACCGACGATCTCTTCACCCACCAGGAACTCAAATCACTACTGGTTGATGTTTCCAGTGGAGGCGTCACGGCAACAGAACTGAGCGACCTGCAAACCATTGAAACCAATCTCAGTGGATACCTTTCAGCGACAGACGCTTCCTACCAAAGCTATATCTTCGACGCAGTCGTCAATGGCAACAGTGCCAATCAGTGGTGGACCGGTGGCGAATCAAGCCGTATCAGTCTTGGCAACCTCTATGAGGGCTCCACTGAAGCTCACCTCAACTCACTTGTTGATAAGTGGTACGGCGGTCTTGATCGGCCCACGAACTTCGTCCAGGGCGACTCTGCCGCAAGTGCAAGCGCGATGACATTTGATTACGACGAAATGGTGGGTGATCTATTTGTCGATGGAGTTAACTTTGACGATGTCAGACAAGGACAAGCAGGAACCTGCTACGTCTTAGCTGCAGCTTGCTCCTATGCAGACTCTGATTCAAGCATCATCACAGAGATGTTTAAAGACAATGGTGATGGCACCTACGGCGTTCGTTTTTATGACAACAGCCTCAGTGAAATTTGGGTGACAGTTGATTCCTATGTGCCAAGTACGAACGGCTACAGCACAGCACTTGCAGGCAACGCGTCTTGGGGCCTAACAGGCGAGAAATGGGTAGCCTTACTTGAAAAAGGCTATGCACAAGCCAATGAAACAGGAGCTTTCGCGAGAGGAAGCAACAGCAGCAAAAATAGTTATGCAGCTGTAGAAGGAGGTTGGATGGATGCTCTGACACACCTCTCTGGAAACACGACCACAACTGTTTCTCTTAACTACACAGGAACTGGCGGTTCTGGAACAGGCCTGAATGGCTGGACCAACGCTTGGGGAAGTCAAACAAGCTGGAATGCATTCGAAACTCAGGCAATTTCTGCAATTAACGGTGGTAAAGCATTGTGGCTGGGATCATTCGGTAACACCTGGGGAAGCAACGGCCGAAGAAATTTTGTGGCCGGACATGCCTTTGCCATCACCGCCTATAACGCCAGCACTGGATTATTCACGATCGTGAATCCTTGGGGATCAAGCAGTGGCAGTAGTAATCACACATTCACAGCCAGCTGGAGCGAACTTGCCACATATGGACTCGACCCCATCGTGAGCTGGGCTTGA
- the pstS gene encoding phosphate ABC transporter substrate-binding protein PstS, whose product MQRSFLTRTLTVISGVAAGLSLAACSTGGGGDEKVQGQLSAAGASFPAAIYQRWFQGLSSQGVNVNYQSVGSGAGVRQFTAETVDFGASDKPMKPEAIAKVSRGVVQIPMTAGAIAVAYYNPGCDLSLTQKQLAGIFLGQITNYNELGCDDKAINVVHRSDGSGTTYNFTKHLEAISPEWKKDVGADKSVKWPTGVGAKGNEGVSAQLNQIAGGIGYVELAYVKGDLQAAAVQNASGEQVKPTNATASEALGSIDLGPDLIGGNPNPKGGYPIVTFTWVLAYKTGNDDKTTMLKKTFNYMLSEEAQSQAPELGYVSLPPDVVNQSKAAADSIS is encoded by the coding sequence ATGCAACGCTCTTTTCTCACGAGAACGCTGACTGTCATCTCGGGTGTGGCCGCAGGACTCAGCCTGGCTGCTTGCTCCACAGGTGGTGGTGGTGATGAAAAAGTCCAGGGCCAGCTCTCCGCAGCAGGCGCTTCCTTCCCTGCAGCCATTTACCAGCGATGGTTTCAGGGATTGTCGTCCCAAGGTGTGAATGTCAATTACCAGTCAGTGGGTTCGGGTGCTGGTGTCCGTCAATTCACCGCAGAAACCGTCGATTTCGGCGCATCCGACAAGCCGATGAAGCCCGAAGCCATCGCCAAGGTGAGTCGCGGTGTGGTGCAAATCCCAATGACCGCCGGGGCGATCGCCGTGGCTTACTACAACCCCGGCTGCGATTTATCACTCACCCAAAAGCAACTGGCAGGGATTTTTCTCGGGCAGATCACGAACTACAACGAACTCGGATGTGATGACAAGGCGATCAACGTTGTTCACCGTTCCGACGGCTCCGGCACCACCTACAACTTCACGAAACATCTAGAAGCCATTAGCCCTGAGTGGAAAAAGGATGTTGGTGCCGACAAATCGGTCAAATGGCCAACCGGTGTTGGAGCCAAAGGCAATGAGGGTGTCTCCGCCCAGCTGAACCAAATCGCTGGAGGCATCGGTTATGTGGAATTGGCCTATGTGAAGGGTGATCTGCAGGCCGCTGCGGTGCAGAACGCTTCGGGTGAACAGGTGAAGCCCACCAATGCCACGGCTAGCGAAGCTCTGGGTTCCATTGACCTCGGCCCCGATCTGATCGGAGGTAATCCCAATCCCAAAGGGGGCTATCCGATCGTCACCTTCACCTGGGTGCTGGCCTACAAAACTGGCAACGACGACAAAACGACAATGTTGAAGAAGACCTTCAACTACATGCTGTCCGAAGAAGCACAGTCGCAGGCTCCCGAGCTGGGCTACGTCTCATTGCCACCTGATGTGGTGAACCAATCCAAAGCCGCAGCCGATTCCATCAGCTGA